One window of Candidatus Poribacteria bacterium genomic DNA carries:
- a CDS encoding ABC transporter ATP-binding protein, which produces MKDVLRLLAYLKPYKYFQVFYILCSLGYWSGYLVHPWIEKILIDDVFIAKNPNRLLPACGLWGLMALGMYIFTFGFVYFPTRVSENGTKDIQLKAYRHLRKLGFQFYDTHPTGKVMALFTSDTPKAVQGFGVFAGDYPINIVLLIITLITMTFVNWQLCLFTLFISCINVLVPIFLEKPLRRMGEAVQEQNALLSGNLQESIAGSSELKGLGKEFYDLKNFHQFLKQLVAIRIKQLTIQQVGNISQPLSWIGSALVFLVGGSYVLRDAVTVGELFAMVMWFDCVYRPVRSLISLHLRIPSIMVAARRVFAFFDEHKEESQEGIPVEQIEGYVEFSHVSFGYSESQFVLKEVSFQAEPGETVAIVGPSGAGKSTLIHLIPRFYEPQHGNILIDNAPINEIQVQSLRAHIGIVFQAPYLFAESISYNIRLGANNPEAVSHEEVVAAAKSANAHDFIMKSPEQYESKVGERGVRLSGGEQQ; this is translated from the coding sequence ATGAAAGACGTTCTGCGACTATTGGCGTATCTGAAACCATATAAGTATTTCCAGGTATTCTATATTCTTTGCTCACTTGGCTATTGGAGCGGCTATCTCGTTCACCCTTGGATTGAAAAAATTCTGATTGACGATGTGTTTATTGCCAAAAATCCTAATAGGTTGCTCCCTGCCTGTGGACTCTGGGGGTTGATGGCACTTGGCATGTATATCTTTACGTTTGGGTTTGTCTATTTTCCTACAAGGGTTTCAGAAAATGGTACGAAAGACATCCAATTGAAAGCCTACCGTCACCTCCGTAAATTAGGATTCCAATTTTACGATACACATCCTACAGGGAAAGTGATGGCACTATTCACATCGGATACTCCAAAAGCTGTCCAAGGTTTTGGAGTGTTTGCAGGCGACTATCCGATCAATATCGTTTTGCTGATTATAACCCTCATCACTATGACATTTGTGAATTGGCAGTTATGCCTGTTCACTCTGTTTATTTCTTGCATAAATGTCTTAGTGCCTATTTTCTTAGAAAAGCCTCTCCGCCGAATGGGTGAGGCAGTTCAAGAGCAAAACGCTTTGCTATCAGGCAACTTACAGGAAAGCATTGCAGGTTCCAGCGAACTCAAGGGATTGGGAAAAGAGTTCTACGATTTAAAAAATTTCCATCAGTTTCTCAAGCAGCTTGTGGCGATCCGTATCAAACAGTTAACAATCCAGCAGGTAGGGAATATCTCGCAGCCTCTGTCTTGGATAGGAAGTGCTTTGGTGTTTCTAGTTGGTGGTAGTTATGTCCTACGAGACGCGGTTACTGTTGGAGAACTCTTTGCAATGGTTATGTGGTTTGATTGCGTATATCGTCCTGTGCGTTCTCTCATAAGCCTTCATCTCAGGATCCCGTCCATCATGGTTGCCGCACGGCGGGTTTTTGCGTTCTTTGATGAACACAAGGAAGAATCCCAAGAAGGAATCCCTGTAGAACAGATTGAGGGATATGTTGAGTTTTCTCATGTCTCTTTTGGGTATAGCGAATCGCAGTTTGTTTTGAAAGAGGTTAGTTTCCAAGCGGAGCCCGGCGAAACAGTTGCGATAGTTGGACCCAGCGGCGCGGGGAAAAGCACTTTGATTCATTTGATTCCGCGTTTCTATGAACCCCAACATGGTAATATTTTGATAGACAACGCTCCTATTAATGAGATACAAGTTCAATCGCTGCGCGCACACATTGGGATCGTTTTTCAGGCCCCTTATTTGTTTGCTGAGAGTATTTCATATAACATTCGCTTAGGAGCAAATAATCCGGAGGCGGTATCACATGAGGAGGTTGTCGCTGCTGCAAAGTCAGCAAATGCGCACGACTTCATCATGAAATCTCCAGAACAATACGAAAGCAAAGTAGGGGAGCGTGGTGTTCGGTTGTCTGGCGGCGAGCAGCAAC